From a region of the Enterobacter cancerogenus genome:
- the trhA gene encoding PAQR family membrane homeostasis protein TrhA produces MVSKPSIAQGYSLAEEVANSISHGIGLVFGIVGLVLLLVQAVDTNASAMAITSYSLYGGSMILLFLASTLYHAVPHQRAKTWLKKFDHCAIYLLIAGTYTPFLLVGLNSPLSRGLMIVIWSLALLGILFKLTIAHRFKVLSLVTYLTMGWLSLIVVYQLAIKLAVGGVTLLAVGGVVYSLGVIFYVCKRIPYNHAIWHGFVLGGSVCHFLAIYLYVGQV; encoded by the coding sequence ATGGTGAGCAAACCATCAATTGCACAGGGATATTCACTGGCTGAGGAAGTAGCCAACAGCATTAGCCACGGCATCGGGCTGGTGTTTGGCATAGTCGGACTGGTATTGCTGCTGGTGCAGGCAGTCGATACCAACGCCAGCGCGATGGCGATTACCAGCTACAGCCTGTATGGCGGGAGTATGATCCTGCTGTTTCTGGCCTCGACGCTGTATCACGCCGTTCCGCATCAGCGCGCCAAAACCTGGCTCAAGAAATTTGACCACTGCGCGATCTATCTGCTTATCGCAGGGACGTACACGCCTTTCCTGCTGGTGGGATTAAACTCGCCGCTGTCGCGCGGGCTGATGATCGTTATCTGGAGCCTGGCGCTGCTGGGGATCCTGTTTAAGCTGACCATCGCGCACCGGTTTAAAGTGCTGTCGCTGGTGACCTATCTGACGATGGGCTGGCTATCGCTGATTGTGGTGTATCAGCTGGCGATCAAGCTGGCGGTAGGGGGCGTGACGCTTCTGGCCGTGGGCGGCGTGGTCTACTCGCTGGGTGTGATTTTCTACGTCTGCAAGCGTATTCCGTACAACCACGCAATCTGGCACGGCTTTGTGCTGGGCGGCAGCGTGTGCCACTTCCTGGCGATCTATTTGTATGTCGGGCAGGTGTAG
- a CDS encoding SDR family oxidoreductase: MAIALVTGASRGIGKATALQLASEGYTVAVNFHHNIQAATDVVNQIVEAGGKAFAVRADISDEAQVLAMYDSIDREGEPLMALVNNAGILFEQSTIENLSAERINRVLATNVTGYFLCCREAVKRMSFKHGGKGGAIVNVSSAASRLGAPGEYVDYAASKGAVDSLTTGLSLEVAAQGIRVNCVRPGLIYTDIHASGGEPGRVDRVKSMLPMQRGGQPEEVAQAIVWLLSEKASYVTGSFIELAGGK, from the coding sequence ATGGCAATTGCACTGGTTACCGGCGCCAGCCGCGGGATTGGTAAAGCCACCGCGCTGCAGCTGGCAAGCGAGGGCTACACCGTGGCGGTGAACTTTCACCACAACATCCAGGCCGCGACGGACGTGGTCAATCAGATTGTCGAGGCGGGCGGCAAAGCCTTTGCCGTGCGCGCCGACATCAGCGATGAAGCGCAGGTGCTGGCCATGTATGACAGCATCGATCGCGAAGGCGAACCGCTTATGGCGCTGGTGAATAACGCCGGCATACTGTTTGAACAATCGACCATCGAAAACCTGTCGGCCGAGCGCATCAACCGCGTGCTCGCCACCAACGTGACGGGCTACTTTCTCTGCTGTCGCGAAGCGGTAAAACGCATGTCGTTTAAACATGGCGGCAAAGGCGGGGCGATAGTGAATGTTTCATCCGCAGCTTCGCGTCTGGGCGCGCCGGGTGAATATGTGGATTACGCGGCCTCCAAAGGGGCAGTGGATTCGCTGACTACCGGTTTATCGCTCGAGGTGGCGGCACAGGGCATTCGCGTCAACTGCGTACGCCCTGGCCTGATTTATACCGATATTCACGCCTCGGGCGGCGAGCCGGGACGCGTGGATCGGGTCAAGTCCATGCTGCCGATGCAGCGCGGCGGCCAGCCGGAAGAGGTGGCGCAGGCGATTGTCTGGCTGCTGAGCGAGAAGGCGTCGTACGTGACGGGCAGTTTTATTGAACTGGCGGGCGGGAAATAA
- a CDS encoding MurR/RpiR family transcriptional regulator translates to MFTHSAIASLNNLEMMVYNYVIKNRDKVMYMTIRELADAAGVSTTTILRFCRKLNCEGYSEFRVRFKLYLEQNEPQQANFGASEIISFFKSVNNEEFDTLLDNAVDIILTSERIIFVGAGTSGSLAKYGARFFSNIGKFSNHIDDPYFPVTNDMAKNALAIVLSVSGETEEILRFASQFSLHRCKVLSITSHEHSRLAKLADFNLSWHVPQTRIGGVYDITTQIPVIYILESLGRKLAKKLTQ, encoded by the coding sequence ATGTTTACCCACTCCGCCATAGCCAGCCTCAATAATCTTGAGATGATGGTCTACAACTATGTCATCAAAAATCGTGACAAAGTGATGTACATGACCATCCGTGAACTGGCGGATGCAGCTGGCGTATCCACGACCACCATCCTGCGTTTTTGCCGCAAGCTTAACTGTGAAGGCTACTCTGAATTCCGCGTGCGCTTTAAGCTCTATCTGGAGCAGAACGAACCGCAGCAGGCCAATTTCGGTGCCAGTGAAATCATCAGTTTCTTTAAGAGCGTAAATAACGAAGAATTCGACACCCTGTTAGATAATGCCGTGGATATTATTCTGACATCCGAGCGTATTATATTTGTCGGGGCAGGTACCTCTGGCTCGCTGGCTAAATATGGTGCTCGCTTCTTTTCTAATATTGGCAAATTCAGCAACCATATTGACGATCCTTATTTTCCGGTCACGAACGATATGGCAAAAAATGCCCTGGCAATCGTTCTGTCCGTTTCCGGCGAAACCGAGGAGATCCTCCGCTTTGCCAGCCAGTTCAGCCTGCACCGCTGCAAAGTGCTCTCCATCACCAGCCACGAACACTCCCGGCTGGCAAAGCTCGCCGACTTTAACCTTTCATGGCATGTGCCCCAGACGCGCATCGGCGGCGTGTACGATATCACCACGCAAATTCCGGTCATCTATATTCTGGAGTCACTCGGGCGCAAACTGGCGAAGAAATTAACGCAATAA
- the ygfZ gene encoding tRNA-modifying protein YgfZ has protein sequence MAFTPFSPRQPAASARLPLTLISLDDWALATLTGADSEKYLQGQVTADVAQLTEHQHLLAAHCDPKGKMWSNLRLFRRQDGFAFIERRSLRDAQLAELKKYAVFSKVTIAPDDEHVLLGVAGFQARAALKNLFAALPDADKPLVSEGVTSLLWFEHPAERFLLVTDEATAERVTEALRGEAQFNNSQQWLALNIEAGLPVIDAANSAQFIPQATNLQALGGISFKKGCYTGQEMVARAKFRGANKRALWTLAGHAGRVPQAGEDIELKMGENWRRTGTVLAAVQLDDGRVLVQVVMNNDMEADSVFRVRDDANTLSIEPLPYSLEE, from the coding sequence ATGGCATTTACACCATTTTCTCCTCGCCAGCCTGCCGCCTCCGCGCGTCTGCCGCTGACGCTTATTAGTCTTGATGACTGGGCACTGGCGACGCTCACCGGTGCGGACAGCGAAAAATACCTGCAGGGTCAGGTGACGGCTGACGTCGCCCAGTTGACCGAGCATCAGCATTTGCTGGCGGCGCACTGCGATCCTAAAGGCAAGATGTGGAGCAACCTGCGTCTGTTCCGTCGTCAGGACGGTTTTGCCTTTATCGAACGCCGTAGCCTGCGCGATGCCCAGCTGGCCGAGCTGAAAAAGTACGCGGTCTTTTCCAAAGTCACCATCGCCCCGGATGATGAACATGTTCTGCTGGGCGTGGCGGGTTTCCAGGCGCGCGCCGCGCTGAAAAACCTGTTTGCCGCGCTTCCGGATGCTGACAAACCGCTGGTCAGCGAAGGCGTTACCTCCCTGCTGTGGTTTGAACATCCGGCCGAACGTTTTCTGCTGGTGACCGACGAGGCAACGGCTGAACGCGTTACCGAGGCCCTGCGCGGTGAAGCGCAGTTCAACAATAGCCAGCAGTGGCTGGCGCTGAATATCGAAGCGGGTCTGCCGGTAATCGACGCTGCAAACAGCGCCCAGTTTATTCCGCAGGCGACTAACCTGCAGGCGCTGGGGGGCATCAGCTTTAAGAAAGGCTGTTATACCGGCCAGGAAATGGTGGCTCGCGCTAAATTCCGTGGGGCGAACAAGCGCGCGCTGTGGACCCTGGCGGGACATGCCGGACGCGTTCCACAAGCAGGTGAAGATATTGAGCTGAAGATGGGTGAAAACTGGCGCCGTACCGGCACCGTATTAGCCGCCGTACAGCTGGACGACGGCCGCGTGCTGGTTCAGGTGGTCATGAATAACGATATGGAAGCCGACAGCGTATTCCGCGTGCGGGATGATGCCAATACCCTGAGCATCGAGCCGCTGCCGTATTCGCTGGAAGAGTAA
- the gcvP gene encoding aminomethyl-transferring glycine dehydrogenase, translating into MTQTLSQLENRGAFIERHIGPDAQQQQEMLETVGADSLNALIGQIVPKDIQLATPPQVGESTTEFAALAELKAIAGLNKRYKSYIGMGYTNVQLPPVILRNMLENPGWYTAYTPYQPEVSQGRLEALLNFQQVTLDLTGLDIASASLLDEATAAAEAMAMAKRVSKLKNANRFFVAADVHPQTLDVVRTRAETFGFDVIVDDADKVLDHQEVFGVLLQQVGTTGEVHDYSALIAELKSRKVIVSVAADFMALVLLTAPGKQGADIVFGSAQRFGVPMGYGGPHAAFFAAKDEFKRSMPGRIIGVSKDAAGNTALRMAMQTREQHIRREKANSNICTSQVLLANIASLYAVFHGPAGLKRIASRIHRLADILACGLQQKGLTLRHAHYFDTLCVDVADKAAVLARADAAEINLRSDIHNAVGITLDETTTRDDIVNLFNVLLGDAHGLDIDALDKDVAHDSRSIQESMLRNDAILTHPVFNRYHSETEMMRYMHSLERKDLALNQAMIPLGSCTMKLNAAAEMIPITWPEFSELHPFCPAEQAEGYHLMINQLSDWLVKLTGYDALCMQPNSGAQGEYAGLLAIRHYHESRNEGHRDICLIPSSAHGTNPASAQMAGMDVVVVACDKNGNIDLTDLRAKAEQAGEKLSCIMVTYPSTHGVYEETIREVCEVVHQFGGQVYLDGANMNAQVGITSPGFIGADVSHLNLHKTFCIPHGGGGPGMGPIGVKAHLAPFVPGHSVVQIEGMLTRQGAVSAAPFGSASILPISWMYIRMMGAEGLKQASQVAILNANYIATRLKSAFPVLYTGRDGRVAHECILDIRPLKDATGISELDIAKRLIDYGFHAPTMSFPVAGTLMVEPTESESKAELDRFIDAMLAIRMEIDRVQDGEWTLDDNPLVNAPHTQHELVAEWNHGYSRELAVFPAGVANKYWPTVKRLDDVYGDRNLFCSCVPMSEYQ; encoded by the coding sequence ATGACACAGACTTTAAGCCAGCTTGAAAACCGTGGCGCTTTCATTGAACGTCACATTGGGCCGGACGCTCAGCAACAGCAGGAGATGCTGGAGACGGTTGGCGCGGATTCATTAAACGCACTGATCGGCCAGATCGTGCCGAAAGACATCCAGCTTGCCACGCCGCCTCAGGTGGGGGAGTCCACGACGGAGTTCGCCGCGCTGGCGGAGCTGAAGGCGATTGCCGGCCTCAACAAGCGCTATAAGTCTTATATTGGCATGGGCTACACCAACGTGCAGTTACCGCCGGTTATCCTGCGCAACATGCTGGAAAACCCGGGCTGGTACACCGCTTATACCCCTTATCAGCCGGAAGTGTCTCAGGGCCGTCTGGAAGCGCTGCTGAACTTCCAGCAGGTAACTCTGGACCTGACCGGACTGGACATTGCCTCCGCTTCTCTGCTGGATGAAGCCACTGCCGCAGCCGAAGCGATGGCGATGGCAAAACGCGTGAGCAAGCTGAAAAATGCCAACCGTTTCTTCGTGGCGGCAGACGTCCATCCGCAGACGCTGGACGTGGTGCGCACCCGTGCGGAAACCTTCGGTTTTGACGTGATTGTCGACGATGCCGATAAAGTGCTGGATCACCAGGAGGTCTTTGGCGTGCTGCTCCAGCAGGTAGGCACCACCGGGGAAGTGCATGACTACAGCGCGCTGATCGCCGAGCTGAAATCCCGCAAAGTGATTGTCAGCGTCGCGGCTGATTTTATGGCGCTGGTGCTGTTGACTGCGCCTGGCAAACAGGGCGCAGACATTGTCTTTGGCTCTGCCCAGCGCTTCGGCGTGCCGATGGGCTACGGCGGCCCGCACGCAGCCTTCTTCGCTGCAAAAGATGAATTCAAACGCTCCATGCCTGGCCGCATTATCGGCGTGTCGAAAGACGCGGCCGGTAACACCGCCCTGCGCATGGCGATGCAGACCCGCGAGCAGCACATTCGCCGCGAGAAAGCGAACTCCAACATCTGTACTTCACAGGTGCTGCTGGCCAACATCGCCAGCCTGTATGCCGTCTTCCACGGCCCGGCTGGGCTGAAACGCATTGCCAGCCGCATTCACCGTCTGGCCGACATTCTGGCCTGCGGCCTGCAGCAGAAAGGCCTGACGCTGCGCCACGCGCACTATTTCGACACCCTGTGCGTTGACGTCGCTGATAAAGCAGCGGTGCTGGCGCGTGCCGATGCTGCAGAAATCAACCTGCGCAGCGACATCCACAACGCGGTCGGCATTACGCTGGATGAAACCACCACCCGTGACGATATCGTTAACCTGTTTAACGTACTGCTGGGCGATGCACACGGCCTGGACATCGACGCGCTGGACAAAGACGTCGCGCACGACAGCCGCTCCATTCAGGAGAGCATGCTGCGCAATGATGCCATCCTGACGCATCCGGTCTTTAACCGCTATCACAGCGAAACCGAGATGATGCGCTATATGCACTCGCTGGAGCGCAAAGATCTGGCGCTGAACCAGGCGATGATCCCACTCGGCTCCTGCACCATGAAGCTGAACGCCGCGGCCGAGATGATCCCTATCACCTGGCCTGAGTTCTCTGAACTGCACCCGTTCTGCCCGGCTGAGCAGGCGGAAGGCTATCACCTGATGATCAACCAGCTCTCCGACTGGCTGGTGAAGCTGACCGGCTACGACGCGCTGTGCATGCAGCCTAACTCCGGCGCGCAGGGGGAATACGCGGGTCTGCTGGCGATTCGCCATTATCATGAAAGCCGCAACGAAGGGCATCGCGATATCTGCCTGATCCCAAGCTCCGCGCACGGCACCAACCCGGCATCAGCCCAGATGGCAGGTATGGACGTGGTGGTGGTCGCCTGTGACAAAAACGGCAACATCGATCTCACCGACCTGCGGGCGAAAGCCGAGCAGGCGGGCGAGAAACTTTCCTGCATCATGGTGACCTACCCGTCGACCCACGGCGTGTATGAAGAGACCATCCGCGAAGTGTGCGAAGTGGTGCATCAGTTCGGTGGCCAGGTCTACCTTGACGGCGCGAACATGAACGCCCAGGTGGGCATTACCTCGCCGGGCTTTATCGGCGCGGACGTGTCGCACCTGAACCTGCACAAAACCTTCTGCATTCCGCACGGCGGTGGCGGCCCGGGTATGGGACCGATCGGCGTGAAGGCGCACCTGGCACCGTTTGTGCCGGGCCACAGCGTGGTGCAGATTGAAGGGATGCTGACCCGACAGGGCGCGGTCTCTGCGGCACCGTTCGGCAGCGCCTCTATCCTGCCTATCAGCTGGATGTATATCCGCATGATGGGCGCGGAAGGGCTGAAGCAGGCAAGCCAGGTGGCGATCCTCAACGCCAACTACATTGCCACGCGACTGAAATCTGCCTTCCCGGTGCTCTATACCGGCCGTGATGGCCGCGTGGCGCACGAGTGCATCCTTGATATTCGTCCGCTGAAAGACGCGACGGGCATCAGCGAGCTGGATATCGCTAAACGCCTGATCGACTACGGTTTCCACGCCCCAACCATGTCCTTCCCGGTGGCAGGCACGCTGATGGTGGAACCAACGGAGTCGGAAAGCAAAGCCGAGCTGGACCGCTTCATCGACGCGATGCTGGCCATCCGCATGGAGATCGATCGCGTGCAGGACGGCGAGTGGACGCTCGACGACAACCCGCTGGTCAACGCGCCACACACTCAGCACGAGCTGGTGGCGGAGTGGAACCACGGTTACTCCCGCGAGCTGGCGGTCTTCCCGGCGGGCGTGGCAAACAAATACTGGCCGACCGTGAAGCGTCTTGATGATGTCTACGGCGACCGTAACCTGTTCTGCTCCTGCGTGCCGATGAGCGAATACCAGTAA
- the sdhE gene encoding FAD assembly factor SdhE, producing the protein MDINNKARIHWACRRGMRELDISIMPFFEYEYDTLSDDDKRLFVRLLESDDPDLFNWLMNHGKPADTELQRMVQLIQTRNRERGPVAI; encoded by the coding sequence ATGGATATTAACAACAAGGCCCGTATCCACTGGGCGTGCCGTCGCGGTATGCGTGAACTTGATATCTCCATCATGCCGTTCTTTGAGTATGAGTACGACACCCTGAGCGACGACGATAAGCGGCTCTTTGTGCGCCTGCTCGAATCAGACGATCCGGATTTATTCAACTGGCTGATGAATCACGGCAAACCCGCCGACACCGAGTTGCAACGGATGGTGCAATTAATTCAAACACGGAATCGGGAACGTGGTCCTGTGGCAATCTGA
- a CDS encoding 6-phospho-beta-glucosidase codes for MKKLTLPKDFLWGGAVAAHQVEGGWNKGGKGPSICDVLTGGAHGVPREITQDVVEGKYYPNHEAIDFHGHYKEDIKLFAEMGFKCFRTSIAWTRIFPKGDETQPNEEGLKFYDDMFDELLKYNIEPVITLSHFEMPLHLVQEYGGWTNRKVVDFFVRFAEVVFERYKNKVKYWMTFNEINNQRNWRAPLFGYCCSGVVYTEHDNPEETMYQVLHHQFVASALAVKAARRINPEMKVGCMLAMVALYPFSCKPEDVMFAQESMRERYVFTDVQLRGYYPSYVLNEWERRGFSINMEAGDEQILREGTCDYLGFSYYMTNAVKAEGGTGDAISGFEGSVPNPHVKASDWGWQIDPVGLRYSLCELYERYQKPLFIVENGFGAYDKVEEDGSINDDYRIDYLRAHVEEMMKAVTYDGVDLMGYTPWGCIDCVSFTTGQYSKRYGFIYVNKHDDGTGDMSRSRKKSFEWYKTVIASNGEQL; via the coding sequence ATGAAAAAATTGACCTTACCGAAAGACTTTTTATGGGGCGGCGCGGTTGCCGCTCACCAGGTTGAAGGCGGCTGGAACAAAGGCGGCAAAGGGCCGAGCATTTGTGACGTACTGACCGGGGGTGCCCACGGCGTCCCGCGCGAAATCACCCAGGACGTGGTGGAAGGAAAATACTATCCAAACCATGAAGCCATCGACTTCCACGGCCACTACAAAGAAGACATCAAACTGTTCGCCGAGATGGGCTTCAAATGTTTCCGCACCTCCATTGCCTGGACGCGTATCTTCCCGAAAGGGGATGAAACCCAGCCGAATGAAGAGGGGCTGAAGTTCTACGATGACATGTTCGATGAGCTGCTGAAATACAACATCGAGCCGGTGATCACCCTCTCCCACTTTGAAATGCCGCTGCATCTGGTGCAGGAATACGGCGGCTGGACCAACCGTAAAGTGGTCGACTTCTTTGTACGCTTCGCCGAAGTGGTGTTTGAGCGCTACAAAAATAAGGTCAAATACTGGATGACCTTCAACGAGATCAATAACCAGCGCAACTGGCGCGCGCCGCTGTTCGGCTACTGCTGCTCCGGCGTGGTCTATACCGAGCATGATAATCCGGAAGAGACCATGTACCAGGTGCTGCACCACCAGTTCGTGGCCAGCGCGCTGGCGGTGAAGGCAGCGCGACGTATTAACCCGGAAATGAAAGTCGGCTGCATGCTGGCGATGGTGGCGCTTTACCCGTTCTCATGCAAACCAGAGGACGTGATGTTTGCCCAGGAATCCATGCGCGAGCGCTATGTCTTTACCGACGTCCAGCTGCGCGGCTATTACCCGTCTTACGTGCTCAACGAGTGGGAGCGCCGCGGGTTCTCCATCAACATGGAAGCCGGCGACGAGCAGATCCTGCGCGAAGGTACCTGTGACTACTTAGGTTTCAGCTATTACATGACCAACGCGGTGAAAGCGGAAGGCGGCACGGGCGATGCCATCTCAGGTTTTGAAGGCAGCGTACCGAACCCGCACGTCAAGGCGTCTGACTGGGGCTGGCAGATTGACCCGGTGGGCCTGCGCTACTCCCTGTGCGAGCTGTATGAGCGCTATCAGAAGCCGCTGTTTATCGTGGAAAACGGCTTCGGCGCGTACGACAAGGTGGAAGAGGACGGCAGCATTAACGATGATTACCGTATCGACTACCTGCGAGCACACGTTGAAGAGATGATGAAGGCGGTCACTTACGACGGCGTCGACCTGATGGGTTACACCCCGTGGGGCTGCATCGACTGCGTCTCCTTCACCACCGGCCAGTACAGCAAACGCTACGGCTTTATCTACGTGAACAAGCACGACGACGGCACCGGCGATATGTCCCGTTCGCGTAAGAAGAGTTTTGAATGGTACAAAACCGTGATCGCCAGCAACGGCGAGCAACTTTAA
- the gcvH gene encoding glycine cleavage system protein GcvH: MSNVPAELKYSKEHEWLRKEADGTYTVGITEHAQELLGDMVFVDLPDVGTTVSAGDDCAVAESVKAASDIYAPVSGEIVAVNDALSDSPELVNSEPYEGGWIFKIKASDEAQVAALLDATAYEALLEDE, encoded by the coding sequence ATGAGCAATGTGCCAGCAGAACTGAAATACAGCAAAGAACACGAGTGGCTGCGCAAAGAGGCGGACGGCACTTACACCGTAGGGATCACCGAGCATGCGCAAGAGTTGCTAGGCGATATGGTGTTTGTTGATCTGCCCGACGTAGGCACCACCGTGAGCGCAGGCGACGACTGCGCCGTGGCGGAGTCCGTTAAAGCGGCCTCTGATATTTATGCCCCGGTAAGCGGTGAAATCGTCGCCGTGAACGACGCGCTGAGCGATTCGCCGGAGCTGGTGAACAGCGAGCCGTATGAAGGCGGCTGGATCTTCAAGATCAAAGCCAGCGATGAAGCGCAGGTAGCCGCGCTGCTGGATGCCACCGCGTACGAAGCATTACTGGAAGACGAATAA
- the gcvT gene encoding glycine cleavage system aminomethyltransferase GcvT, whose translation MAQQTPLYEQHVLCGARMVDFHGWMMPLHYGSQIDEHHAVRTDAGMFDVSHMTIVDLRGSRTREFLRYLLANDVAKLKTPGKALYTGMLNASGGVIDDLIVYYFSEDFFRLVVNSATREKDLSWISQHAEPYAIDITVRDDLSLIAVQGPNAQAKAATLFTDEQRHATEGMKPFFGVQAGDLFIATTGYTGEAGYEIAMPNEKAAGFWQALVEAGVKPAGLGARDTLRLEAGMNLYGQEMDEGVSPLAANMGWTIAWEPADRDFIGREALEMQREKGTDQLVGLVMTEKGVLRGELPVRFTDADGNHREGVITSGSFSPTLGYSIALARVPAGIGNTAVVQIRNREMPVNVTKPIFVRAGKPVA comes from the coding sequence ATGGCTCAACAGACTCCTTTGTACGAACAACACGTGTTATGCGGCGCACGCATGGTGGATTTCCATGGCTGGATGATGCCGCTGCACTACGGCTCGCAAATTGATGAGCACCACGCGGTGCGCACGGATGCCGGGATGTTCGACGTATCCCACATGACCATTGTCGACCTGCGCGGCAGCCGCACCCGGGAGTTTTTGCGTTATCTGCTGGCAAACGACGTCGCGAAGCTAAAAACGCCGGGCAAAGCGCTTTATACCGGCATGCTTAATGCCTCCGGCGGCGTGATTGATGACCTAATCGTCTATTACTTCTCCGAAGATTTCTTCCGCCTCGTTGTAAACTCCGCCACCCGCGAAAAAGACCTCTCCTGGATTTCCCAACACGCCGAACCTTACGCCATCGACATCACCGTGCGTGACGATCTGTCGCTGATCGCCGTGCAGGGGCCGAACGCGCAGGCGAAAGCCGCCACGCTGTTTACCGATGAACAGCGCCACGCTACCGAAGGCATGAAGCCGTTCTTCGGCGTGCAGGCGGGCGATCTGTTCATCGCGACCACCGGCTATACCGGTGAAGCGGGTTATGAAATTGCGATGCCGAATGAGAAAGCCGCAGGGTTCTGGCAAGCGCTGGTAGAGGCGGGCGTGAAGCCTGCGGGCCTGGGCGCGCGCGATACGCTGCGTCTGGAAGCCGGTATGAACCTCTACGGTCAGGAGATGGACGAAGGCGTGTCGCCGCTGGCGGCTAACATGGGCTGGACCATTGCCTGGGAACCGGCTGACCGCGACTTTATTGGCCGTGAAGCGCTGGAGATGCAGCGCGAGAAGGGCACCGACCAGCTGGTTGGCCTGGTGATGACCGAGAAGGGCGTGCTGCGCGGCGAGCTGCCGGTACGCTTCACCGATGCCGACGGCAATCACCGCGAGGGGGTGATCACCAGCGGGTCCTTCTCCCCGACGCTTGGCTACAGTATTGCCCTGGCGCGCGTCCCGGCGGGCATTGGCAACACGGCGGTGGTGCAGATCCGCAACCGCGAGATGCCGGTCAACGTGACCAAACCGATTTTTGTTCGCGCCGGTAAGCCGGTCGCTTAA
- the ubiI gene encoding FAD-dependent 2-octaprenylphenol hydroxylase, protein MQNVDVAIVGGGMVGLALACGLQGSGLRVAVLEQNQPQPVAQDAPPELRVSAINAASEKLLTHLGVWSDIVAQRASCYHGMEVWDKDSFGHITFDDESLGYSHLGHIIENAVVHHALWQKAQACSDVTLIAPAQLQQVAWGENEAFITLQNGDMLTARLMVGADGANSWLRNKADIPLTYWDYHHHALVATIRTTEPHGGVARQIFHNDGILAFLPLSDPHLCSIVWSLVPEKAQQMQDATPDAFNQALCIAFDNRLGLCMLESERQVFPLTGRYARQFAAHRLALVGDAAHTIHPLAGQGVNLGFMDAAELVEELRRLHREGKDIGQHMYLRRYERSRKHSAAMMLAGMQGFRELFAGANPAKKLLRDIGLKLADALPGVKPQLLRQAMGLNDLPHWLR, encoded by the coding sequence GTGCAAAATGTTGATGTCGCTATCGTTGGCGGCGGAATGGTTGGACTGGCGCTGGCCTGTGGGCTGCAGGGCAGCGGCCTGCGTGTGGCCGTGCTTGAGCAAAATCAGCCTCAGCCCGTCGCGCAGGATGCGCCGCCGGAACTCCGCGTCTCGGCCATTAATGCGGCGAGCGAGAAGTTGCTGACTCATCTTGGCGTCTGGTCAGATATTGTGGCCCAGCGCGCCAGCTGTTATCACGGTATGGAAGTGTGGGACAAAGACAGCTTTGGTCACATCACTTTCGATGATGAAAGCCTGGGCTATAGCCATCTCGGCCATATCATCGAAAACGCGGTGGTTCACCACGCGCTGTGGCAAAAGGCGCAGGCCTGTAGCGACGTTACGCTGATTGCACCCGCACAGCTTCAGCAGGTGGCGTGGGGTGAAAACGAAGCGTTTATCACCCTGCAAAATGGCGATATGCTGACCGCGCGTCTGATGGTCGGGGCCGACGGCGCCAACTCCTGGCTGCGCAATAAAGCTGACATCCCGCTGACGTACTGGGATTATCACCACCATGCGTTAGTGGCCACGATCCGCACCACCGAGCCGCACGGCGGCGTAGCGCGTCAGATTTTCCATAACGACGGCATACTGGCCTTCCTGCCGCTCAGCGATCCGCATCTCTGCTCGATTGTCTGGTCCCTGGTGCCTGAAAAAGCTCAGCAGATGCAGGACGCGACGCCCGATGCCTTTAACCAGGCGCTGTGCATCGCGTTTGATAACCGCCTTGGACTGTGCATGCTTGAAAGCGAGCGTCAGGTCTTCCCACTTACGGGCCGTTACGCCCGCCAGTTTGCCGCGCACCGTCTGGCGCTGGTTGGCGATGCAGCGCATACCATTCACCCGCTGGCCGGCCAGGGGGTCAACCTGGGCTTTATGGATGCGGCCGAGCTGGTTGAAGAGTTGCGCCGTTTGCACCGCGAAGGCAAGGATATTGGTCAGCATATGTATCTGCGTCGCTACGAGCGCAGCCGTAAGCACAGCGCGGCCATGATGCTGGCGGGAATGCAGGGCTTCCGCGAGCTGTTTGCCGGGGCGAACCCGGCGAAAAAACTGCTGCGCGACATTGGCCTGAAACTCGCCGACGCGCTTCCCGGCGTTAAGCCTCAGCTTCTTCGTCAGGCGATGGGCCTTAACGATCTCCCTCACTGGCTTCGCTAA